A genome region from Trichoderma asperellum chromosome 7, complete sequence includes the following:
- a CDS encoding uncharacterized protein (EggNog:ENOG41), with protein MNSDPNFQGSQLKPGTAAYDQANDIYATSTYGQERNMNPGEILQPTSIEDIQGVVRYANKFGKPIAIRTGGHQYSGASSTGPNGIQLDLELTFRDKNKDLVLIRDTANDKVYIKASVSWALSEVYEFLLANGVFMPTGQCATVHLGGHVQTGGYGMLARSFGLLGDYIRELHIVDHTGELVTVTKEKQPDLFFGLLGGSPGNIGVLTHFTVEVQDDKKYQGSKGLWMAFHYHQDTLKELLDILVEKGEDPNFPRSYDFTVNVVSRETNLLDLFPGSEDELKETLPDNIHDGKKNFANVFKFKYAVIVVYAQWVNLGTDKFSPDLFNRIKGVTHDLFKFGKETDKDTPMSYITSMWLFRSRREFPYPYIKRTNTTNSTTLSKTGWSKWFSGRINEIISNKGNGLWVSSQLQVYGGKGSMFANNANNGTAYGWRDATISGTWDVFHQDNYEGAKKWQDENDAGAAIYFSKNDRRVLWGSYGDWDMKKVWPHYYDSETYEKLRQIRKKADPNGVFTANPFCVEAAEKSVCSSL; from the coding sequence ATGAACTCGGATCCAAATTTTCAGGGCAGTCAGCTCAAGCCAGGAACAGCGGCCTATGACCAGGCAAATGACATCTACGCCACGTCTACGTATGGGCAGGAACGCAACATGAACCCTGGAGAGATCCTACAACCCACAAGCATAGAGGATATCCAGGGTGTTGTTAGATATGCCAACAAGTTTGGCAAGCCTATTGCCATCAGGACTGGTGGTCACCAGTACAGCGGTGCATCCTCAACGGGCCCCAATGGCATCCAGCTGGACTTGGAACTTACGTTCCGAGACAAGAATAAGGACCTTGTATTGATCCGCGATACAGCCAACGACAAGGTCTATATCAAAGCAAGTGTCAGCTGGGCCTTATCTGAAGTCTACGAGTTTCTTTTGGCCAATGGCGTCTTCATGCCCACAGGCCAATGCGCTACGGTTCATCTCGGAGGCCATGTCCAGACAGGCGGCTATGGGATGCTGGCTCGATCCTTTGGGCTTCTCGGCGACTACATCCGTGAGCTCCATATTGTGGATCACACTGGTGAACTGGTCACAGTaaccaaagagaagcaaccCGACCTGTTCTTTGGCCTGCTCGGTGGCAGCCCCGGCAACATAGGAGTCTTGACGCACTTCACTGTCGAAGTCCAAGATGACAAAAAGTACCAGGGTTCAAAGGGCCTTTGGATGGCGTTCCACTACCACCAAGACACTTTAAAGGAGCTCCTCGACATATTAgtagagaaaggagaagaccCAAACTTCCCGCGCAGCTACGACTTCACTGTCAATGTCGTCAGCAGAGAGACAAATCTTCTAGACCTTTTCCCAGGCTCGGAAGACGAGCTCAAGGAGACATTGCCAGATAACATTCACGACGGCAAGAAAAACTTCGCCAACGTGTTCAAATTCAAGTACGCAGTCATTGTTGTGTATGCCCAATGGGTCAATTTGGGGACCGACAAATTCTCCCCAGATCTTTTCAACCGCATCAAGGGTGTCACTCATGATCTCTTCAAATTTGGCAAGGAGACTGATAAAGATACTCCAATGTCCTACATTACATCCATGTGGCTCTTCAGAAGCCGGCGCGAGTTCCCCTACCCTTACATCAAACGCACTAACACGACCAATTCCACCACGCTCTCCAAGACTGGATGGTCCAAGTGGTTCTCTGGGCGTATCAACGAAATCATCTCCAACAAAGGCAACGGCCTGTGGGTCTCATCTCAGTTGCAGGTTTATGGCGGGAAAGGGTCCATGTTCGCGAACAACGCAAACAATGGCACTGCCTATGGCTGGAGAGATGCCACTATTAGTGGAACCTGGGATGTCTTTCATCAAGATAACTATGAGGGGGCCAAGAAGTGGCAGGATGAGAACGATGCTGGAGCGGCTATTTACTTTAGCAAAAATGACCGCCGCGTTCTCTGGGGCTCGTATGGTGATTGGGACATGAAGAAGGTTTGGCCACATTATTATGACTCTGAAACGTATGAGAAGCTGCGGCAGATAAGGAAGAAGGCTGATCCCAATGGCGTCTTTACTGCCAACCCATTTTGTGTGGAGGCAGCGGAAAAAAGTGTGTGCTCGAGTTTGTAA
- a CDS encoding uncharacterized protein (EggNog:ENOG41~TransMembrane:5 (o51-70i82-101o113-134i232-250o262-282i)): MATTTTVTKRGAAVASIKLPEDDSRFPDINTIRAAIPKHCFEPKVSISMAYLFRDVAMIGALGWAAITYIPAIEDSTLRTIAWIVYGFVQGLIGTGLWILGHEAGHGAFSKHASLNHVVGFLSHSTLLVPYYSWKFSHHRHHMYTGHMEKDMAFVPRTKADYAKRILSAFEMFEDTPIYQLIALLAHQLLGWQMYLTFNISAGSGSLQRPASNILGKSHFGPSSAVFRRSEAPFIFLSDVGICMMLFALYKLAGVVGTSTVLLAYAQPYFWVHHWLVAITYLHHTHMEVPHYEAENWTFVKGALATVDREFGFVGRHLFHCIIEHHVVHHLFPRIPFYYAGEATEAIKPVLGDLYYRDERSFVGQLWTNFTKCKYVVKDESSPGALKWAQ, encoded by the exons AtggctaccaccaccacagtAACCAAGAGAGGCGCCGCCGTGGCCTCAAT CAAGCTGCCTGAGGATGACAGCCGCTTCCCGGATATCAACACCATTCGGGCTGCCATCCCTAAGCACTGCTTTGAGCCCAAGGTGTCCATCTCCATGGCCTATCTGTTTCGCGATGTTGCCATGATTGGCGCTCTTGGCTGGGCCGCCATTACTTACATCCCCGCCATTGAGGATTCCACCCTCAGGACCATTGCCTGGATTGTCTATGGCTTCGTTCAAGGCCTCATTGGCACTGGTCTTTGGATCCTGGGCCACGAGGCTGGTCACGGTGCCTTCTCCAAGCACGCTTCATTGAACCACGTCGTTGGCTTTTTGTCTCACTCCACTCTCCTGGTCCCTTACTACTCCTGGAAGTTCTCTCACCACCGTCACCACATGTACACCGGCCACATGGAGAAGGACATGGCTTTTGTTCCCAGGACCAAGGCTGACTACGCTAAGCGGATCCTGTCCGCCTTTGAGATGTTTGAGGATACTCCCATCTACCAGCTGATTGCACTGCTCGCTCACCAGCTTCTCGGATGGCAGATGTATCTGACCTTCAACATCTCCGCCGGTTCAGGCAGTCTTCAGAGGCCCGCATCCAACATCTTGGGCAAGAGCCACTTTGGACCCAGCAGTGCCGTGTTCCGTCGCAGCGAGGCTcctttcatcttcttgtctgACGTTGGCATCTGCATGATGCTCTTCGCTTTGTACAAGCTCGCTGGCGTGGTTGGAACGAGCACAGTGCTGCTGGCTTATGCCCAACCTTATTTCTGGGTTCACCACTGGCTGG TCGCCATCACTTACCTGCACCACACCCACATGGAGGTGCCGCATTATGAGGCCGAGAACTGGACCTTCGTCAAGGGCGCCCTCGCAACCGTGGACAGAGAATTCGGCTTTGTTGGCCGCCACCTGTTCCACTGCATCATTGAGCACCACGTTGTTCACCACCTTTTCCC CCGCATTCCTTTTTACTATGCTGGAGAGGCCACCGAGGCAATTAAGCCTGTCCTCGGCGATTTGTACTACCGCGATGAGAGATCCTTCGTTGGACAGCTCTGGACCAACTTTACCAAGTGCAAGTATGTTGTGAAGGACGAGTCATCTCCTGGAGCTCTCAAGTGGGCGCAATGA
- a CDS encoding uncharacterized protein (TransMembrane:12 (i60-77o101-118i130-150o156-179i191-212o224-246i301-320o340-357i364-385o391-412i424-441o453-474i)~EggNog:ENOG41), with protein sequence MSSDTVPVGDVSPSVKENTTGLEHKESSPNLSMEKGEVVHDEHVDTPEWRARERKLVRKLDMTLLPVVWILYLFNYLDRNNIAQAKLNTFEKDLKLRDDNFNTAVSILNVGYMLAQLPSNMLITRIRPSIYLPACVAVWSCVSASTAAAQNYGNLIVIRFFLGIVEAPFFPGAFYLLSCWYTRKELALRTAVLYSGLVLATAFSGLIAAGVFSGLDGAEGIPGWRWLFIIDGAGSFFAAMVSFFLLPDYIESKTGSGKWLFTEDERELAAKRMALDRVSLPDASHSVWYGVRLALKDTRTWIFVLLLCSNHTAYGFNYFFPTIVNGFHIGSQTITLTLTAPPYLFGAAVSFIVAYSSDRNNERGYHICVPMAVASVGFIISAATLNIGARYFASFLYCSGAFAANAMVYSWAASTLNQTPEKRAAGTAIVNLLAQLGNIWSPYFFRPGDSPRYALAMILMMVFSFISIACSLLLKFLLRRENKKILAEAEISGQSVTLFTL encoded by the exons ATGTCCTCCGATACTGTTCCAGTGGGCGATGTATCTCCTTCCGTGAAGGAGAATACAACTGGTCTTGAACATAAGGAGTCGAGTCCTAATCTCAGCATGGAGAAAGGTGAAGTTGTTCATGACGAACATGTCGACACGCCGGAGTGGCGAGCACGCGAGAGAAAGCTGGTCCGCAAACTTGACATGACTCTGCTGCCTGTAGTATGGATCCTATACTTGTTCAACTACTTGGATAGGAACAACATCGC GCAAGCCAAGCTGAATACCTTTGAGAAAGACCTTAAGCTACGCGATGACAATTTCAATACCGCTGTCTCTATCCTCAACGTTGG ATACATGCTAGCCCAACTGCCATCCAACATGCTCATTACTCGAATTAGACCCAGTATCTACCTGCCTGCTTGCGTCGCCGTGTGGTCATGTGTATCTGCTTCCACAGCAGCTGCACAGAACTATGGAAATCTGATTGTGATTCGGTTCTTCCTTGGAATTGTGGAGGCTCCTTTCTTCCCAGGA GCATTTTACCTTCTGTCATGCTGGTACACCCGAAAAGAGCTAGCCTTACGTACCGCCGTTTTATACTCTGGCCTTGTCCTCGCAACCGCGTTTTCAGGCTTGATTGCAGCTGGTGTGTTCTCAGGCCTGGATGGGGCCGAAGGCATACCgggctggcgatggctctTTATCATCGACGGCGCAGGCAGTTTCTTTGCTGCAAtggtttcctttttcctGCTTCCAGACTACATCGAATCCAAAACTGGAAGTGGCAAGTGGCTCTTTACAGAAGATGAACGCGAATTGGCCGCAAAGAGAATGGCTTTGGATCGCGTATCATTGCCAGATGCTAGTCACTCTGTCTGGTACGGCGTGCGGTTGGCTCTGAAAGACACCCGCACTTGGATATTC gtgctgcttctttgctcGAACCACACTGCCTACGGATTCAACTACTTCTTTCCCACCATTGTGAATGGCTTCCATATAGGTTCACAGACAATCACCCTCACCCTCACAGCACCTCCATATCTCTTTGGTGCAGCAGTCTCTTTTATTGTTGCGTACTCGAGCGATCGCAACAACGAACGAGGCTATCATATATGCGTTCCCATGGCCGTCGCATCCGTAGGTTTCATCATCTCGGCTGCTACTCTAAACATAGGTGCCCGCTACTTTGCGTCTTTCCTCTACTGTTCGGGCGCTTTCGCAGCTAATGCCATGGTCTACTCATGGGCCGCAAGTACACTGAACCAGACGCCCGAAAAGCGCGCGGCTGGAACAGCAATCGTCAACTTACTTGCCCAGCTCGGTAATATTTGGAGCCCATATTTCTTTCGTCCTGGCGATTCGCCCCGATATGCGCTTGCCATGATACTTATGATGgtgttttcttttattagtaTTGCGTGTTCTTTGTTGCTAAAGTTCTTACTCCGgagagagaacaaaaagatattggcagaagcagagataTCTGGACAGAGTGTTACGCTGTTTACTTTGTAA
- a CDS encoding uncharacterized protein (TransMembrane:1 (o247-266i)) — translation MTYTNGSSNGTNGHAASPTPAATRLRKMLAEGNELLVLPGVYDGFSARIALEVGFDGLYMTGAGTCASKLGQPDLGFASLNDMREHAEMIANLDPRVPVIADADTGYGGPNMVARTVAQYHRSGVAGLHIEDQIQTKRCGHLGGKEVVSIDTFQQRISAASTARGKLGSDIVIIARTDALQTDGFEEAVRRLKAAVAVGADVAFLEGITTEEEAREVCRVLSPTPVLLNMVENGATPSWSVAQAKEMGFRIIIYPFAAIAPAYGAIRNSYKRIKETGVTDIDPTFTPKKLFTIVGLKEAAAVDAAAGGQLYERV, via the exons ATGACTTACACAAATGGATCTTCCAACGGGACAAACGGCCATGCGGCCAGCCCCACTCCGGCCGCAACTCGGCTTAGAAAAATGCTCGCTGAAGGCAATGAGTTGCTTGTTCTGCCGGGCGTATATGATGGCTTCAGCGCTAGAATTGCGCTAGAAGTTGGATTCGATGGTCTTTACATG ACGGGAGCTGGAACATGTGCTTCAAAGCTCGGCCAGCCAGACTTGGGCTTCGCTTCGCTCAATGACATGAGAGAACATGCTGAAATGATTGCCAACTTGGACCCCCGCGTCCCCGTCATTGCTGACGCCGATACGGGTTACGGCGGGCCCAACATGGTTGCTCGCACGGTGGCACAATACCACCGCAGCGGCGTCGCTGGTCTGCATATCGAGGATCAAATTCAGACCAAGCGCTGTGGGCACCTTGGAGGAAAGGAGGTTGTTAGCATCGACACCTTTCAGCAACGTATTAGTGCTGCCTCTACCGCCAGAGGGAAGCTGGGTTCAGACATTGTTATCATTGCCCGAACAGATGCTCTGCAGACCGATGGTTTTGAAGAGGCTGTTCGTCGTCTAAAGGCTGCAGTTGCTGTCGGTGCCGATGTTGCTTTCCTCGAGGGCATTAccacagaagaagaggcgagaGAGGTGTGCCGAGTGCTTTCACCGACCCCAGTCCTCTTGAACATGGTCGAGAACGGAGCTACGCCATCCTGGTCTGTAGCTCAGGCAAAGGAGATGGGTTTCAGAATCATCATCTATCCTTTTGCTGCGATTGCCCCGGCATATGGAGCTATTCGCAACTCATATAAGCGCATAAAGGAGACTGGCGTCACTGACATTGACCCAACTTTTACGCCAAAGAAGTTGTTCACGATAGTAGGCTTGAAAGAGGCGGCTGCGgtggatgctgctgccggggGACAGTTGTATGAGAGAGTGTAA
- a CDS encoding uncharacterized protein (EggNog:ENOG41~TransMembrane:1 (o481-501i)), with protein sequence MSAEALPVEIPGAQAEPPDSRDGKPLTKQPRRRACNECKQQKLRCDLVANDAVSSICSRCQRLQLTCKIDNGFRRTRKRRKSFELENEVRELKRRLATREASSNAAIEWPIIAPAAPSETRASDAIQSSASNTSGPSLDPKESSRVPGLTTQPVIDQPQAARRSIIAIPGPRKLGNVELSVEEIDELYLIYILHYHPYLPFLDPGTTIHEYYESSELLFWSIISVAARRLQSHPTLLQKLARSVTDYLWKTLRSIPYSLRVVQSLILLCTWPFPTSSSTADPTYMLAGMMVQLGTQMGLHRALSAEDFVKVPLHLSMYEYSEWIKTWESCNIVAQSVSVGCGLPATIQMQDWSLTIAPESTTLSPHDIALKWHLRIEQFRHRVSQALTSNALDPAGFTSVRERLSLYRLLNASLVDLEREAINMTPITRCYLAAARLHLHSFYLLDESSVDGYSDRIVVLYQTAYSLIEQCLGMDNEESGFFHYCPFFCYQVFVSAAFIILKVMMNGYFEKLLDVESGKKLLDAAISSLRKMSVANNDLPGRLSDVIGFFCTLANPRVISGDSVDDLRLRVRNRLSMSIVYDSLWEWRKHFQSDGNRDENSAEAPELLFSSEDMQDAMMFDHLSSLADGFNLDWPG encoded by the exons ATGTCTGCAGAAGCTCTTCCTGTTGAGATCCCCGGAGCTCAGGCCGAGCCACCGGATTCGCGAGACGGCAAGCCCCTTACAAAGCAGCCGAGGCGCAGAGCTTGCAACGAGTGCAAGCAGCAAAAG CTTCGGTGTGATTTGGTTGCCAATGACGCTGTCTCTAGCATATGCTCTCGCTGCCAGAGGCTCCAACTTACATGCAAGATAGACAACGGCTTTCGTAGGACGCGGAAGAGAAG GAAATCTTTCGAGCTGGAGAATGAAGTCAGAGAGCTTAAACGCCGACTGGCCACCCGTGAAGCAAGCAGTAATGCAGCGATCGAATGGCCAATCATAGCTCCAGCTGCACCTT CAGAGACTCGGGCCAGCGATGCTATCCAATCATCAGCCTCCAACACGTCAGGCCCATCGTTGGATCCAAAAGAAAGCTCCCGTGTCCCTGGCTTGACGACTCAGCCGGTCATTGACCAGCCTCAAGCGGCGCGAAGATCAATCATTGCCATTCCAGGGCCCAGGAAACTAGGCAATGTTGAGCTCTCTGTCGAAGAGATTGATGAACTATATCTGAT CTATATACTCCACTACCATCCATATCTACCGTTTCTGGATCCAGGGACAACCATTCACGAGTATTACGAGTCATCTGAGCTGCTTTTCTGGTCCATCATCTCTGTCGCTGCTCGACGGCTGCAGAGCCATCCAACGCTTCTGCAGAAGCTGGCAAGAAGTGTTACAGACTACCTATGGAAGACGCTTCGCTCAATTCCTTACTCTCTTAGAGTAGTACAAAGCCTAATACTTCTTTGTACTTGGCCATTTCCGactagcagtagcactgCCGACCCAACGTATATGCTAGCAGGCATGATGGTACAGCTTGGGACACAAATGGGTCTTCATCGCGCACTTAGTGCAGAGGATTTCGTCAAGGTCCCTCTGCATCTCAGCATGTATGAATATTCGGAATGGATCAAGACATGGGAATCTTGCAATATTGTCGCACAAAG CGTGAGTGTTGGATGTGGCCTTCCTGCCACTATACAGATGCAAGATTGGTCCCTCACGATCGCGCCCGAGTCTACAACGTTATCGCCTCATGATATTGCTCTGAAATGGCATCTTCGCATTGAGCAGTTCAGGCATAGGGTGTCACAAGCGTTAACTTCCAATGCTCTAGACCCTGCTGGGTTTACGTCGGTTCGTGAGCGGCTTTCTCTCTATCGGCTTCTGAATGCATCACTTGTTGATTTGGAGCGCGAGGCTATTAACATGACTC CCATAACTCGATGTTATCTCGCGGCCGCTCGACTCCACCTCCATTCGTTTTATCTCCTTGACGAATCAAGCGTCGATGGATATTCTGACCGCATCGTGGTATTATATCAAACGGCATACTCGCTAATAGAACAGTGTCTCGGGATGGACAACGAAGAAAGTGGTTTCTTCCACtattgcccttttttttgttatcaAGTTTTCGTTTCTGCAGCCTTCATAATTCTCAAAGTCATGATGAATGGATATTTCGAAAAGCTACTCGACGTTGAATCAGGTAAAAAGCTCCTCGACGCTGCTATATCATCACTTCGAAAGATGTCAGTTGCGAACAACGACCTTCCAGGCCGGCTCAGTGACGTGATTGGGTTTTTCTGTACTTTAGCCAACCCTCGTGTTATCAGCGGCGACTCGGTTGACGATTTACGCCTGCGTGTTCGAAATCGCCTTAGCATGAGCATCGTTTATGACTCCCTCTGGGAATGGCGAAAGCATTTCCAATCAGATGGGAATCGCGACGAAAACTCTGCAGAAGCACCAG AGCTGCTGTTTAGTTCTGAAGATATGCAAGATGCGATGATGTTTGATCACCTAAGCAGCCTGGCAGATGGATTTAACTTGGATTGGCCGGGATGA
- a CDS encoding uncharacterized protein (EggNog:ENOG41): MRLFDYTESSQRVIFGEGSLSKVPDELAKLNCTNPLILTTPTKTSYVDDIAKILNGQIAGSFTQVTMHTPKEVTEEALKQAGSVNADCVVSIGGGSAVGLGKALFVRTGLPHICIPTTYAGSEMTPIVGQTENRVKVTHIDRKAIPAVVIYDVKLTLSLPTNISATSGLNAMAHAVEALYAQDANPITSMFAIKGIQTLARSLPKVMQNPKDIEARSDALLGAWFCGKCLAGASVALHHKLCHVLGGTFNLPHAETHAIILPHALAYIAPSIPEIMKELSNIIPESNGDAVGGLNKLLSKLQITYSLKDLGLKEEDIEVAVDNLLKKPFWNPRPVERDPIRELLKRAWEGRPAQIEV; encoded by the exons ATGAGACTTTTTGACTACACTGAGAGCTCCCAAAGAGTCATCTTTGGAGAGGGCAGCCTATCCAAGGTTCCCGATGAACTTGCCAAGCTCAACTGTACCAACCCACTCATATTGACAACGCCTACAAAGACATCTTATGTTGACGATATTGCGAAAATTTTAAATGGACAGATTGCTGGCTCGTTTACTCAAGTCACAATGCATACGCCGAAGGAAGTAACCGAAGAAGCATTAAAGCAAGCCGGATCCGTGAATGCCGACTGTGTTGTATCAATTGGTGGTGGGAGTGCCGTGGGTTTAGGCAAAGCATTATTTGTTCGGACAGGGTTGCCTCACATCTGCATCCCGACTACGTATGCTGGTAGCGAGATGACGCCCATAGTTGGCCAAACGGAGAACCGAGTAAAAGTTACTCATATTGATCGGAAAGCCATTCCAGCAGTTGTTATTTACGACGTGAAGTTAACGTTGTCACTACCTACTAATATAAGCGCTACAAGTGGCCTTAATGCTATGGCTCATGCGG TCGAGGCTCTATATGCTCAAGATGCCAATCCTATCACGAGCATGTTTGCAATCAAAGGCATCCAAACTCTGGCTAGGTCGCTACCTAAAGTCATGCAAAATCCAAAAGACATCGAGGCTCGCTCAGATGCTCTACTGGGCGCTTGGTTCTGCGGGAAATGTCTCGCTGGGGCATCCGTAGCCCTGCATCATAAACTGTGCCATGTCCTTGGGGGCACCTTCAATCTGCCACACGCGGAAACGCATGCAATTATTTTGCCTCATGCGCTGGCATATATCGCTCCAAGCATCCCCGAAATCATGAAGGAGTTGTCAAATATTATTCCGGAAAGTAATGGAGATGCAGTCGGTGGCCTGAACAAACTATTATCTAAATTGCAAATTACTTATAGTTTAAAGGACCTTGGTCTGAAAGAAGAGGACATTGAGGTGGCAGTAGATAATCTACTAAAGAAGCCATTTTGGAATCCTAGACCTGTGGAAAGGGATCCGATCCGCGAGCTGCTGAAAAGAGCATGGGAGGGAAGACCGGCTCAGATAGAAGTATAG
- a CDS encoding uncharacterized protein (EggNog:ENOG41): MSRCIPEINFAPYLVDATSLEGRETIQAIYDAVSSWGFFLLTNTPVTQNQQTALLNSAKQFFDLPMEKKVALDVANGGVAWRGYMPLGGEYTHGRQDWKEGFYVGPEHEDDHALTGMPLHGRNQFPDADLPSMRNDVLKYLEQGSELGKMLTEVLSLGLKLEKNELRRAWLEPEPILLFRCFKYSPLLEATESQSLKESFGIGEHTDFGYLTILKVDSPGLQILSPSDEWVDVPVIENAFIVNVGDMLDQLTHGRFRSRPHRVQRPKSVSPPRYSFPLFFDFAWNTKMQRLSLDHLPPLTAEEQELARKRWANTSFRKVEGTWAQYLAKKVQKVFPDLNLPDFEPNKAPSTRFTRVVKA, translated from the exons ATGTCTAGATGCATACCAGAGATCAATTTTGCCCCGTATCTTGTCGATGCCACATCGTTGGAGGGTCGAGAGACTATCCAAGCCATTTACGATGCGGTTTCTTCATGGGGGTTTTTCTTGCTAACTAACACACCGGTAACACAAAACCAGCAGACAGCGTTGCTGAACTCGGCGAAACAGTTCTTCGATCTCCcaatggaaaaaaaggttgCCTTGGATGTTGCAAACGGAGGCGTCGCTTGGCGAGGTTATATGCCTCTTGGAGGGGAATACACTCATGGTCGCCAAGATTGGAAAGAAGGGTTTTATGTCGGACCAGAGCACGAAGACGACCACGCACTTACAGGCATGCCTCTACATGGACGGAATCAGTTTCCTGACGCTGATCTTCCAAGCATGCGTAACGACGTCTTGAAATATCTCGAGCAAGGTAGTGAGCTTGGTAAGATGCTGACTGAAGTTCTGTCTCTGGGCTTAAAGCTGGAGAAAAATGAATTGCGTCGTGCATGGCTGGAGCCTGAGCCAATATTGTTGTTTCGGTGCTTCAAATATTCACCCTTGCTAGAGGCTACAGAATCTCAGAGTCTCAAAGAGAGCTTTGGAATTGGAGAACACACAGATTTCGGGTATCTGACCATATTGAAAGTTGACTCTCCTGGTCTTCAG ATTCTTTCCCCATCTGATGAATGGGTAGACGTGCCTGTCATTGAGAACGCATTTATTGTTAACG TGGGCGACATGTTAGATCAACTTACCCACGGTCGCTTTCGCTCGCGGCCACACCGCGTGCAGCGACCCAAATCCGTATCTCCTCCCCGATActctttccctcttttctttgactTTGCTTGGAACACGAAGATGCAACGTCTATCGCTTGACCATTTGCCTCCGCTCACAGCTGAGGAACAAGAATTGGCGCGCAAGCGGTGGGCAAATACGAGCTTCCGGAAGGTTGAGGGCACTTGGGCACAGTATCTTGCAAAAAAGGTACAAAAAGTGTTTCCAGATCTTAATCTTCCAGACTTTGAGCCAAATAAAGCACCATCAACAAGATTTACTAGAGTAGTAAAAGCTTAG